The following coding sequences lie in one Lolium perenne isolate Kyuss_39 chromosome 2, Kyuss_2.0, whole genome shotgun sequence genomic window:
- the LOC127329473 gene encoding cation/calcium exchanger 1-like, producing the protein RRPRPRPRPLPPARTSRATARTWRPSTARRPSAPTSCRTRRARRRGTSTTSASSTAASAPRRRPSGTRPSCSGSSSSSTSRGGEGGAVVELSGFVRDLCFLFFALCFLVAVLATGTVTVWVAAAFVSLYAAYVVLVWTSQCCADAGAGKPDLAEPLLLDGDAPTLPSHSAKPTDPAKKSCLQRVLHALTMPLYLPRRLTIPDIAGHRWRKPYAVASAALAPVLVATTFTSRSAAAASLDHGHGVGILLASAFLGLLLAALAASTTDAGSTPRSRCHRVPWLAAGFLMSVLWAYTLARELVALLVAIGYMVGVDSGVLGVTVLAWGDSLGDLVSNVAMATHGGPGGAQTAVSACYAGPLFNTVVGLGLSLTLAAGAQYPAPFTIPADGAVYETVAFLFAGSIHEAVSALCSVLQTNSICSSV; encoded by the coding sequence CGTCGACCGCGCCCCCGTCCACGTCCCCTTCCTCCGGCAAGAACGAGCCGGGCAACTGCGAGGACCTGGAGGCCCTCGACGGCGCGGAGGCCAAGTGCGCCTACATCCTGTCGCACACGCCGTGCGCGCCGGCGGGGTACATCGACTACCTCCGCCTCGTCTACTGCGGCTTCGGCgccgcgccggcggccgtcgggtACGCGGCCTTCCTGCTCTGGCTCCTCGTCCTCTTCTACCTCCCGCGGTGGCGAAGGCGGGGCCGTGGTGGAGCTGAGCGGGTTCGTCCGCGACCTCTGCTTCCTCTTCTTCGCGCTCTGCTTCCTCGTGGCCGTCCTCGCCACCGGCACGGTCACCGTCTGGGTCGCCGCGGCCTTCGTCTCCCTCTATGCCGCCTACGTCGTCCTCGTCTGGACCTCCCAGTGCTGCGCCGACGCCGGCGCGGGCAAGCCGGACCTCGCCGAGCCGCTCCTCCTCGACGGCGACGCCCCCACCCTGCCGTCCCACTCCGCGAAGCCGACGGACCCGGCGAAAAAATCGTGTCTTCAACGCGTCCTGCACGCGCTCACCATGCCGCTCTACCTCCCGCGGCGCCTGACCATCCCGGACATCGCGGGGCACCGCTGGCGCAAGCCCTACGCCGTGGCCTCCGCCGCGCTGGCGCCGGTCCTCGTCGCCACGACCTTCACCTCGCGCAGCGCCGCGGCGGCCTCGCTCGACCACGGCCACGGCGTCGGCATCCTGCTCGCCAGCGCCTTCCTGGGCCTCCTCCTGGCGGCCCTCGCCGCGTCCACCACGGATGCCGGCTCCACGCCCCGCAGCCGGTGTCACCGAGTGCCGTGGCTGGCCGCGGGGTTCCTGATGAGCGTGCTGTGGGCCTACACGCTGGCGCGGGAGCTGGTGGCGCTGCTGGTGGCCATCGGGTACATGGTGGGCGTGGACTCGGGCGTGCTGGGCGTCACGGTGCTGGCGTGGGGGGACTCGCTGGGGGACCTGGTCTCCAACGTCGCCATGGCCACGCACGGCGGGCCCGGCGGCGCGCAGACGGCCGTGTCGGCCTGCTACGCCGGCCCGCTCTTCAACACGGTGGTGGGGCTCGGGCTGTCGCTCACGCTGGCGGCGGGCGCGCAGTACCCGGCGCCCTTCACGATCCCGGCGGACGGGGCGGTGTACGAGACGGTGGCGTTCCTGTTCGCCGGTTCGATCCATGAAGCAGTTTCGGCGCTTTGTTCCGTACTCCAGACAAACTCGATTTGTTCATCCGTCTAG